A stretch of Chionomys nivalis chromosome 2, mChiNiv1.1, whole genome shotgun sequence DNA encodes these proteins:
- the LOC130862717 gene encoding insulin-like growth factor-binding protein 2 produces MTELKVSESWKVTKAMMGHEQLSRRYTPRCVQSLRCYPSPGSELPLKALVTGAGTCEKSRVGATPQQVADNSDDHPERGLVENHVDGTMNMLGGGSSAGRKPLKSGMKELAVFREKVTEQHPQMGKGGKHHLSLEEPKKLRPPPARTPCQQELDQVLERISTMRLPDDRGPLEHLYSLHIPNCDKHGLYNLKQCKMSLNGQCGECWCVNPNTGKLIQGAPTIRGDPECHLFYNEQQEAGGAHAQRVQ; encoded by the coding sequence aggaGGTACACACCGCGCTGCGTGCAGTCGCTGCGTTGCTACCCCAGTCCTGGCTCTGAGCTGCCCCTGAAGGCGCTGGTCACCGGCGCGGGTACCTGTGAAAAGAGTCGCGTGGGTGCTACCCCACAGCAGGTTGCAGATAACAGTGATGACCACCCTGAGAGAGGTCTGGTGGAGAATCACGTGGATGGGACCATGAACATGCTGGGAGGCGGAAGCAGTGCTGGCCGGAAGCCCCTCAAGTCAGGCATGAAGGAGCTAGCCGTGTTCCGGGAGAAGGTTACCGAACAGCACCCGCAGATGGGTAAAGGCGGCAAACACCACCTCAGCCTGGAAGAGCCCAAGAAGCTGCGGCCACCTCCTGCCAGAACCCCTTGCCAGCAGGAGCTGGACCAGGTCCTAGAACGCATCTCCACCATGCGCCTTCCGGATGATCGGGGCCCCCTGGAGCACCTCTACTCCCTGCACATCCCCAACTGTGACAAGCATGGCCTGTACAACCTTAAACAGTGCAAGATGTCTCTGAATGGACAATGTGGGGAGTGCTGGTGTGTGAACCCCAATACCGGGAAGCTGATCCAGGGAGCCCCCACCATTCGGGGAGACCCTGAGTGCCATCTCTTCTACAATGAGCAGCAGGAGGCCGGCGGGGCTCACGCCCAGAGGGTGCAGTAA